DNA sequence from the Streptomyces cinnabarinus genome:
CGCCAGTCCTCTTCCACTTCCCCCAACCCCACCCGGCGCTGTGTCCCCGGTATGGGTGCGGGAATGTACTGGTGCAGGCGGGCGTAGGCGGTGAGTTTCGCGGCGAGACGTTCGGGCCCCATCGTCGCCCGGTCCACCTCGACGAAGGCCCTCAGCATCGCCCCGCCCCCTCCGCCCTCACGGGCACGCCGGTAGTACAACAGCGCGTCGGGGGTGACCGCCTCACCGCCCCCAAGGGGGTGGTAGACCTCGGGGATCCAGTCCAAAGGCCGACACACATCCCCGCGGCGGCGCGCGTCATGCAGGAAAGCCAGCCCTGTCTCCGTCACCGCCAGCGTGTGGCCTGCGCGCAGGCGCGCTGCTGTGGGGTCGGACAGGAGCTTCGGTGACCGGCCATCACGCAACTCCGACCATTCAGAGGCCACCTGCACCCCGTAAAGGGAGGGAAACCACACCCGCATCCGCCCCGCCCGCGGCAGGGTGATCCGATCGATGAGCCCTTCCTCGCACAGCTTGGCCAGCCGCCGCCGCGTCTGCTCGGCCCGCACCCCAGGTGCAATCACCCGATGCATCTGCTCGGTCGTGGCCATCCGGTACTGCACCAGCACCGCCAAAGCCAGCCGATCCACACTCCCAGCATCCGTATCCACCATCAGCAGCAACCCCCGCCCGGATAGGGCGCGGCACCGCCTGCCCGGCGCCACGTCTACCGGACAGGCCATCAGCCGCCCCCACCCATCACGGCGACCATCACGCCCCGACCACGGTCACGATGCGATAACCCCGCTCCCAGCCGGGCCGCAATCCCCGCCACCAAACCCGACCCACAACCCCGCCCACAACTGCACCTACACAGCACCCGCCTTGACAGCGTTTCACCAGCTCACCACGCCCGCACGGGCATGGTCGACAGCCCGACATCCCCCTCTGCACACCCTCGTTGCCCCCGAAGACCAGAAAAAGAAGAAAGGGAAAAGGGACGGGACGGGGCGGGCGGCGCGCATCGGGGGAACCGGGGCGCTGCTTCCTGCTGCGCGGCGGCCAGCGCCCGCCGCGCTTCGCGCCCCGAGGTCCCGCGGCACGCCCCCCACACCGACCGGCACCGGCAGGCACTGTCAGGCTCCGGGATCGCTGCCCGGCTCCTGGCCCTGCTCGTACAGGGCGCGAGCTTCCGCGACAGCGCGCTGCCAGCTACGCGCCACACCGCCATGCTCACGGGCGAGTTCGGCGGCCAGCCCGCGACGGTGGCCGCCGGCCTTCCGCAGTGCCTTGAGTGCTATCTCCACCGCCCGCTCACGCTCCGCCCTGCTGTGTCCACCGCCTCGCGCACCCTGCCCATCGCCGGCCCGCCGCCCCGACACCCCCAGCAAACCGGTCCCCACGTCCTGCTGCCAGGCCGCCCAAAACGCCTCCACCGCCTGCTGATCGAAATAGTGCATCCGCTCCACCGTGCACACCACCTCCGGATGCCGCAGCTCCTTCGGCTGCCGATCCCGCTGCGCGTACCACCGCGCCACCGTCGAGGACGCAGCCCCCGTGTACCGCACGATCCAGGCACGGCTGACCACCCACCGCCCCTCACACAGCCGACGCAACCGCCCATCCTCCACAGCCCACCACACCCCGCCTCACCCAAACCAGGAGCACAACCGCCGCCGCACCCCCGCACACGCCCTTCGCATCACCTACCATAAAGAAAGCCTCACTCGGGCGAGTGAGCAGCTGGCGGGGAATACCGGACCAAGGTTTGCCGACCTTACCGGACCACAAATTCCCCGCCAGCCAAACCCCAACACCCCAAACCCCACACCACAATTCCAGGCGCGCGGTCTGCTCCGCAGACGCGATGCGCCGCCGCTACGCGGCGGAAAAACCCCGAGCAGAACCGTGATGCTCCGCATCACCAAAAACAAGGCAACCCGGCATCGCTACGCGACGCACAAAAAACAGGAGAGGGAGGAGCGCCGCGCCCCGCACCACGGGACACGACACCCCTCCCTCTCCTTCTTTGGCTCTGCGGCGCTCCGCGCCACTGAAAGCCCCGGGGTGCCGGCCCAAGCGGGCCAGCACCCCGCACTCCCCGGCGGGCCAACGGGGCCTGAAGCGGGCGGGGTTGCCATCCCCGCCCGCACGCAGCCCCTGTTACAGAACGGTGTAGGCCACCGGCGGGTAGACGGACTCAGCCCCGTCCCCATCCTCATCATCCGCAAGACAGTGGACTCCGAACGCGTCGGTGAACAACGCCGGTTCACGCTCCCCGATCAGCTCCTGCGCTCGGGCGGCATCACACTCCGTCAGCGTCCCCCAGTCCAGGTCCCACGCCTGCACGGTGTAGGACGGGCCGCCAGCAGCCACGGGGGAGGGGGAACGCAGGTACATCACGCCGTAGGACAGCGTCTGGGCCAGTCCGCAGGCCAACAGGAAA
Encoded proteins:
- a CDS encoding replication-relaxation family protein; amino-acid sequence: MVDTDAGSVDRLALAVLVQYRMATTEQMHRVIAPGVRAEQTRRRLAKLCEEGLIDRITLPRAGRMRVWFPSLYGVQVASEWSELRDGRSPKLLSDPTAARLRAGHTLAVTETGLAFLHDARRRGDVCRPLDWIPEVYHPLGGGEAVTPDALLYYRRAREGGGGGAMLRAFVEVDRATMGPERLAAKLTAYARLHQYIPAPIPGTQRRVGLGEVEEDWRRRYPIFPRLLFVLDGTGPAGIDNRISALHATIQIPAVAGFLRQVPVLATPMAALRHHGPTAPIWHPIHDTDQKTGWMHNHHP